A genomic region of Coriobacteriia bacterium contains the following coding sequences:
- a CDS encoding dihydroorotate dehydrogenase electron transfer subunit, whose amino-acid sequence MTRPARETANAVIEIVEVVGNDRVAAGVGLVALHAPRVAATALPGQFVHLRIARGADFILRRPFSVHRVEGERIELLYQVVGKGTLALAEKRRGELMDVIGPLGTGFVVPEGTAHALVVAGGLGAAPLGMLVEDLAARGVATSVAQGAPTSERLVASGTFERLARRVAFATDDGSRGHAGRVTDLVPALLEEDSPSVVYACGPSAMSAKVAALAAEAGVTCQVSLERLMACGVGACLSCVVTTKNGSACACCDGPVFDASEVVWDEA is encoded by the coding sequence AGGTCGTAGGCAACGACCGGGTCGCGGCCGGCGTCGGTCTCGTCGCGCTGCACGCGCCGAGAGTCGCCGCCACGGCGCTTCCCGGGCAGTTCGTACACCTGCGCATCGCAAGAGGCGCCGATTTCATCCTGCGGCGGCCGTTCTCCGTGCATCGGGTCGAAGGCGAACGCATCGAGTTGCTCTACCAGGTCGTAGGGAAGGGTACCCTCGCGCTCGCCGAGAAGCGCCGCGGGGAATTGATGGACGTCATCGGGCCGCTGGGCACGGGATTCGTCGTCCCCGAGGGCACGGCACACGCTCTCGTGGTCGCCGGCGGCCTCGGCGCTGCTCCCCTGGGGATGCTGGTCGAGGACCTCGCCGCGCGCGGCGTGGCGACCAGCGTCGCGCAGGGGGCGCCGACGAGCGAGCGCCTCGTGGCCAGCGGCACGTTCGAGCGCTTGGCGCGCAGGGTCGCCTTCGCGACCGATGACGGTTCGCGCGGCCACGCCGGCCGGGTCACCGACCTGGTCCCGGCCCTTCTCGAGGAGGACTCCCCGAGCGTGGTGTATGCGTGCGGTCCGTCGGCGATGTCGGCGAAGGTCGCGGCGCTGGCCGCCGAGGCGGGCGTGACTTGCCAGGTGTCGCTCGAGAGACTGATGGCGTGTGGGGTCGGAGCCTGTCTGTCTTGTGTCGTGACGACGAAGAACGGAAGCGCGTGCGCTTGCTGCGACGGTCCGGTCTTCGATGCTAGTGAGGTGGTCTGGGATGAAGCGTGA
- a CDS encoding dihydroorotate dehydrogenase, whose protein sequence is MKRESAGEAVDLRVDIAGLVLRNPVMTASGTFAAGREYAPLVDLRRLGAVVTKGVSLDPWPGNPGPRIAETASGMLNSIGLENPGVETFVARDLTWLAGQDVPVIVNVVGHTPEEYAAVAARLDGEDAVAAIEVNISCPNVDRGGMAFGTDPTSAAEVTHAVRAATGKPVIVKLSPNVTDPVEIARAVVDAGADAVSLINTLLGMAIDIETCRPRLARVVGGLSGPAVKPVALRMVWQVANALDVPVIGMGGISEPEDAVEFLLAGASAVAVGTATFVDPTTALRVVDGVRDYCRRRGVSRVADLVGAVRT, encoded by the coding sequence ATGAAGCGTGAGTCCGCCGGCGAAGCCGTCGACCTTCGAGTCGACATCGCGGGACTCGTGTTGCGCAATCCGGTGATGACCGCCTCCGGAACGTTCGCCGCGGGTCGCGAGTATGCGCCGCTGGTCGACCTTCGTCGGCTCGGCGCAGTCGTGACGAAGGGAGTGAGCCTCGATCCCTGGCCCGGCAACCCGGGACCCAGGATCGCGGAGACCGCTTCGGGGATGCTCAACAGCATCGGTCTCGAGAATCCCGGAGTGGAGACGTTCGTCGCGCGCGACCTCACATGGCTCGCCGGGCAGGACGTGCCGGTCATCGTGAACGTCGTCGGTCACACGCCCGAGGAGTACGCCGCGGTCGCTGCCAGGCTCGACGGGGAAGATGCGGTCGCCGCCATCGAGGTCAACATCTCGTGCCCGAACGTCGACCGCGGCGGGATGGCTTTCGGCACAGACCCGACGAGCGCTGCGGAGGTCACCCACGCGGTGCGCGCCGCGACCGGCAAGCCGGTCATCGTCAAGCTGAGTCCGAACGTCACCGATCCCGTCGAGATCGCCCGGGCGGTCGTGGACGCCGGAGCCGATGCCGTGAGCCTGATCAACACGCTTCTGGGCATGGCGATCGACATCGAGACCTGTCGCCCCCGGCTCGCGCGCGTCGTCGGCGGTCTCTCCGGTCCTGCCGTCAAGCCCGTGGCGCTGCGTATGGTCTGGCAGGTCGCGAACGCGTTGGACGTCCCGGTCATCGGTATGGGCGGCATATCCGAACCGGAGGATGCCGTGGAGTTCCTGCTGGCCGGTGCGAGCGCCGTGGCGGTGGGCACCGCGACGTTCGTCGACCCGACCACGGCGCTGCGCGTCGTCGATGGTGTGCGCGACTACTGCCGGCGTCGCGGGGTCTCCCGCGTCGCGGACCTCGTCGGGGCGGTGCGGACGTGA
- the pyrF gene encoding orotidine-5'-phosphate decarboxylase, protein MSPVPRDNVIVALDTADATQALALARTLHGHARWVKVGMTLYYAEGPGVVGELRDLGFEVFVDLKLHDIPHQVAGAAAVLARLGAGMLTVHASGGRAVVSAAVDAARASAEEVGLAYPAVLAVTVLTSIDTDALRALGVAASPKEQVERLATVAIESGADGVVCSPLEASAVRELLGPNALVVTPGVRPAWSDHGDQARVASPAEAFAWGASHVVVGRPVTGAADPAAAFERLVAEEA, encoded by the coding sequence GTGAGCCCGGTCCCGCGCGACAACGTCATCGTCGCTCTCGACACGGCCGACGCGACCCAGGCGCTCGCACTCGCCCGCACGCTGCACGGGCATGCGCGTTGGGTCAAGGTCGGCATGACGCTGTACTACGCCGAGGGCCCCGGAGTCGTGGGCGAACTGCGCGACCTTGGATTCGAGGTCTTCGTAGACCTGAAGCTCCACGACATCCCGCACCAGGTGGCGGGAGCCGCCGCGGTGCTCGCTCGCCTCGGCGCCGGGATGCTCACGGTGCACGCTTCCGGGGGCCGCGCCGTGGTCTCCGCCGCAGTCGACGCCGCGCGGGCGTCGGCGGAAGAGGTGGGACTCGCGTACCCCGCGGTGCTCGCCGTCACCGTGCTCACGAGCATCGATACCGATGCGCTGCGTGCGCTGGGGGTGGCCGCCTCTCCGAAGGAGCAGGTGGAGCGCCTGGCGACCGTCGCCATCGAGTCCGGCGCCGACGGCGTGGTGTGCTCTCCCCTGGAGGCGTCGGCCGTCCGGGAGCTGCTCGGCCCGAACGCGCTCGTAGTGACGCCGGGCGTGCGCCCCGCCTGGTCCGACCACGGTGACCAGGCGCGGGTCGCCTCGCCTGCGGAGGCGTTCGCGTGGGGCGCTTCGCACGTCGTCGTCGGCCGGCCCGTCACCGGGGCCGCCGATCCAGCAGCCGCCTTCGAGCGGCTCGTCGCCGAGGAGGCTTGA
- the pyrE gene encoding orotate phosphoribosyltransferase gives MTQDEVLDAFRSAGAVLRGHFRLTSGRHSDTYLQCARVLEDPGLTTRFARAIAGRVMDKDIDLVASPAIGGIIIGFAVAQALGVKFIFSERQEGCMTFRRSFHVPSGARVLVVEDVVTTGGSVAEVVGLVRDAGAVPVAVAALVDRGGAKAFDVPLEALLALEVESWEPGSCGLCAAGEGLDSPGSRRLSL, from the coding sequence ATGACCCAAGACGAGGTGTTGGATGCGTTCAGGTCCGCGGGCGCCGTCCTGCGCGGGCATTTCAGGCTCACATCGGGTCGACACTCCGACACATATCTGCAATGCGCGCGCGTCCTGGAGGATCCAGGGCTCACGACCCGGTTCGCGCGCGCCATCGCGGGCCGTGTGATGGACAAGGACATAGACCTCGTCGCGTCTCCCGCGATCGGCGGCATCATCATCGGTTTCGCCGTCGCGCAAGCCCTGGGGGTGAAGTTCATCTTCAGCGAACGGCAGGAAGGGTGCATGACCTTCCGCAGGTCGTTCCACGTGCCTTCCGGTGCTCGAGTGCTCGTCGTGGAAGACGTGGTCACGACGGGAGGATCCGTCGCCGAGGTGGTGGGACTCGTGCGAGATGCGGGTGCGGTCCCGGTCGCCGTGGCGGCGCTCGTCGACCGCGGCGGAGCGAAGGCGTTCGACGTGCCTCTGGAGGCTCTACTTGCCCTCGAGGTCGAGTCTTGGGAACCGGGATCCTGTGGCCTGTGCGCGGCCGGCGAGGGCCTCGACTCGCCGGGGAGTCGGAGACTTTCTTTGTAG
- the mihF gene encoding integration host factor, actinobacterial type, which yields MALPNLSEADRKAALKKAAEARQKRAELRGKIKAGKVSFAEVMKKADDPIVARMKVTTLLESLPGFGKAKAAKVMDELEISVSRRVQGLGARQREELMKRLG from the coding sequence ATGGCTCTGCCGAACCTGTCAGAAGCAGATCGCAAGGCCGCACTCAAGAAGGCGGCTGAGGCCCGTCAGAAGAGGGCCGAGTTGCGCGGCAAGATCAAGGCCGGCAAGGTCTCGTTCGCCGAGGTCATGAAGAAGGCGGACGATCCGATCGTCGCACGCATGAAGGTGACCACGCTGCTCGAGAGCCTTCCCGGGTTCGGCAAGGCGAAGGCCGCGAAGGTCATGGACGAACTCGAGATCTCCGTGAGCCGTCGCGTTCAGGGCCTCGGCGCGCGCCAGCGCGAGGAGCTCATGAAGCGGCTCGGCTGA
- the gmk gene encoding guanylate kinase, which translates to MRGKLFIISGPSGAGKGTLVKKLLARVPELSLSVSATTRTPRPGEVDGVDYRFLAPGEFDARVGSGDFLEWAEVHGNRYGTLRSAVEGELALGKTVILEIDPQGAFQVSERMPEAVTVFIVAPSREELARRIRQRGAETEDQVATRLETAERELSLVGTYDYVVMNDDVLQALRRLEEIVVSP; encoded by the coding sequence ATGAGAGGGAAGCTCTTCATCATCTCGGGACCGTCAGGTGCGGGTAAAGGGACCCTGGTCAAGAAGTTGCTTGCCAGGGTCCCTGAGCTTTCCCTCTCGGTCTCCGCGACCACGCGCACACCCCGGCCCGGCGAGGTCGACGGGGTCGACTACCGCTTCCTCGCACCGGGCGAGTTCGACGCGCGCGTGGGATCGGGGGACTTCCTCGAGTGGGCCGAGGTCCACGGGAACCGGTACGGGACCCTGCGCTCCGCCGTCGAGGGCGAACTCGCGCTCGGCAAGACGGTGATCCTCGAGATCGATCCGCAGGGCGCGTTCCAGGTCAGTGAGCGGATGCCCGAGGCGGTGACGGTCTTCATCGTCGCTCCTTCCCGCGAGGAACTGGCGAGAAGGATCCGGCAACGGGGAGCCGAGACGGAAGACCAGGTGGCGACGCGTCTCGAGACCGCCGAGCGCGAGCTGTCGCTTGTGGGTACGTACGACTATGTGGTAATGAATGACGATGTCCTTCAGGCTCTGCGCCGGCTTGAGGAGATAGTCGTATCGCCGTGA
- the rpoZ gene encoding DNA-directed RNA polymerase subunit omega, whose product MVIKPDIDLLLEKVDSKYTLCTVSAKRARQINDMIHGVRDQALLTMQAPQLVSITSTKPLTLALEEIADGDVSYERVKESIK is encoded by the coding sequence ATGGTCATCAAGCCTGACATAGACCTGCTGCTCGAGAAGGTCGACTCGAAGTACACGCTGTGTACCGTCTCGGCGAAGCGCGCGCGCCAGATCAACGACATGATCCACGGCGTCCGCGACCAGGCGCTGCTCACCATGCAGGCGCCGCAGCTCGTCTCCATCACGTCGACGAAGCCGCTGACGCTCGCGCTCGAGGAGATCGCCGACGGCGACGTCTCGTACGAGCGCGTCAAGGAAAGCATCAAGTAG
- the thiI gene encoding tRNA uracil 4-sulfurtransferase ThiI, whose amino-acid sequence MFERALLVHYHEIGLKGRNRAVFERRLLENIRFALEDLPLPEPIRIASRVLVPAGDAGGSERAQALERVARQPGVTSVGDAYVTSRDVGEIGRAALIALGEAADGSFKVEARRSATAQGLSGTEMNVEVGAYLVEKTGRRVDLSRPDAIVRVEVVQGEAYVFSRRVEGVGGLPTGVSGHVVALLSAGIDSPVAAWRAIKRGAVVTALHLSGEPHTDGHSARIAGDLCERLGLYGGLAALQVVRFGDLQKEISLFAPPDLRVLLYRRLMLRIAEEVAREVGALALVTGESLGQVASQTLENIAAVDAAATIAVLRPLIGMDKNEIITRARTIGTYDMSIEPHTDCCTLFMPRRPATHATIAELDEAERGLDVSRMVADAMGSRTTRTYRCAAMRGSAR is encoded by the coding sequence ATGTTCGAGCGCGCCCTGCTCGTCCACTACCACGAGATCGGTCTGAAGGGGCGCAACCGCGCCGTCTTCGAGCGTCGGTTGTTGGAGAACATCCGCTTCGCCCTTGAAGACCTCCCGTTGCCCGAGCCGATCCGCATCGCCAGCCGCGTTCTCGTTCCCGCCGGCGACGCCGGGGGCTCCGAGCGTGCCCAGGCCCTCGAGCGGGTCGCGCGGCAGCCGGGTGTCACCAGCGTCGGCGACGCCTACGTGACCAGCCGCGATGTCGGCGAAATAGGCCGCGCTGCGCTGATCGCCCTCGGCGAGGCCGCGGACGGCAGCTTCAAGGTGGAGGCTCGCCGTTCCGCGACGGCCCAAGGACTCTCCGGCACCGAGATGAACGTCGAGGTCGGCGCGTACCTCGTCGAGAAGACCGGTCGTCGCGTCGACCTCTCGCGCCCGGACGCGATCGTGCGCGTCGAGGTCGTCCAGGGCGAGGCGTACGTCTTCTCCCGGCGCGTCGAAGGGGTGGGCGGACTGCCCACGGGCGTCTCCGGCCATGTCGTCGCGCTGCTGTCGGCGGGGATCGACTCGCCGGTGGCGGCCTGGCGCGCCATCAAGCGCGGAGCCGTCGTGACCGCGCTCCATCTCTCGGGCGAGCCCCACACGGACGGCCACTCCGCGCGCATCGCCGGCGACCTCTGCGAGCGGCTCGGACTCTACGGTGGTCTCGCCGCTCTGCAGGTGGTGCGCTTCGGAGACCTCCAGAAGGAGATATCGCTGTTCGCGCCGCCCGATCTCCGCGTCCTGCTCTACCGCAGGCTCATGCTGCGCATCGCCGAGGAGGTCGCGCGCGAGGTGGGCGCGTTGGCGCTGGTGACCGGCGAGAGCCTCGGGCAGGTGGCCTCGCAGACGCTCGAGAACATCGCCGCCGTCGACGCGGCGGCGACCATCGCCGTCCTGCGTCCGCTGATCGGCATGGACAAGAACGAGATCATCACGCGGGCGCGGACTATCGGCACGTACGACATGTCGATCGAGCCTCACACCGACTGCTGCACGCTGTTCATGCCGCGCAGGCCTGCCACGCACGCGACGATCGCCGAGCTCGACGAGGCCGAGCGAGGGCTCGATGTGTCGCGCATGGTCGCGGACGCGATGGGTTCGCGCACGACGCGGACGTACCGTTGCGCGGCGATGCGAGGGAGCGCGAGGTGA
- a CDS encoding DUF3524 domain-containing protein — translation MTRLLVLEPYFGGSHRAVLEGLLARLPWESDLLTLPARKWKWRMRGSAITMADEARRLHGEGARWDLVLASTFVNLAEFKGLAGEAVAGVPAVVYFHENQLTYPTRHDAEWDFQFPLTNLTSALAADACLFNSRWNLEGFLAETPGFLRSFPDHVPSRVAERIAEKSEVLAPPFDPAPFDAAPVERGERVRIVWPHRWEHDKDPDAFFRAVGALAAEGLDFEVAVAGQEFADRPAVFDEARGILGDRLVMLGRPDGADAYARLLASCDVAVSTARNEFFGLAMIEAAYAGCRPLVPERLAYPEVYPADMRYADDGALVTRLRELVRERPAPGEARAVAEEYTFDRLVPRYRAVFERVMERGRHWSS, via the coding sequence GTGACGCGCCTGCTCGTGCTCGAGCCGTACTTCGGCGGCTCCCATCGCGCCGTCCTCGAAGGCCTGCTCGCGCGCCTTCCCTGGGAGAGCGATCTGCTCACATTGCCCGCGCGCAAGTGGAAGTGGCGCATGCGCGGCTCCGCGATCACGATGGCGGACGAAGCACGCCGCCTGCATGGGGAGGGAGCGCGCTGGGACCTCGTCCTCGCCTCGACGTTCGTGAACCTGGCGGAGTTCAAGGGGCTCGCGGGCGAAGCGGTGGCGGGAGTTCCCGCCGTCGTCTACTTCCACGAGAACCAGCTGACGTATCCGACGCGCCACGACGCCGAGTGGGACTTCCAGTTCCCGCTCACGAACCTGACTTCGGCGCTCGCGGCCGATGCGTGCCTCTTCAACTCGAGATGGAATCTCGAGGGGTTCCTGGCCGAGACTCCGGGGTTCCTGCGGTCCTTCCCCGACCACGTCCCCTCGCGCGTCGCCGAGCGCATAGCGGAGAAGTCCGAGGTCCTGGCCCCGCCCTTCGATCCCGCCCCGTTCGACGCGGCGCCCGTGGAGCGCGGAGAGCGCGTGCGGATCGTCTGGCCGCACCGCTGGGAGCACGACAAGGACCCGGACGCTTTCTTCCGTGCCGTCGGCGCGCTCGCGGCGGAGGGGCTCGACTTCGAGGTCGCCGTCGCCGGGCAGGAGTTCGCGGACCGTCCGGCGGTCTTCGACGAGGCGCGAGGGATCCTCGGCGACCGGCTGGTCATGCTCGGGCGTCCGGACGGCGCCGACGCGTACGCGCGGCTTCTGGCCTCGTGCGACGTGGCGGTCTCCACGGCGCGCAACGAGTTCTTCGGCCTCGCGATGATCGAGGCCGCCTACGCCGGCTGTCGTCCTCTCGTGCCCGAGCGTCTTGCGTATCCCGAGGTGTATCCTGCGGATATGCGCTACGCGGACGATGGGGCGCTCGTGACGCGACTGCGCGAGCTCGTGCGCGAGAGACCGGCGCCGGGCGAGGCGCGGGCCGTCGCCGAGGAGTACACGTTCGACCGTCTCGTTCCGCGCTACCGTGCGGTCTTCGAGCGGGTGATGGAGAGGGGAAGGCATTGGAGCAGCTAG
- a CDS encoding PLDc N-terminal domain-containing protein, translating into MEQLAELMNVSVGIAWAVAALVVVQLTLQVVVLVDLARRPADRLNGSRWLWATVVVLGEIVGAVIYLAIARRPAPAVEGERNLPAGDRAAAAADLLYGPAEKR; encoded by the coding sequence TTGGAGCAGCTAGCGGAGCTGATGAACGTCTCCGTCGGTATCGCTTGGGCGGTCGCCGCGCTCGTCGTGGTGCAGCTGACGCTGCAGGTCGTCGTGCTCGTCGACCTCGCAAGACGCCCGGCTGACCGTCTGAACGGTTCGAGATGGCTGTGGGCGACCGTCGTGGTGCTCGGCGAGATCGTCGGCGCCGTGATCTACCTGGCCATCGCGCGCCGTCCTGCTCCGGCTGTGGAAGGGGAGCGGAACCTGCCCGCCGGCGATCGCGCCGCAGCCGCGGCGGACCTGCTCTACGGTCCCGCGGAGAAGCGATGA
- a CDS encoding ABC transporter ATP-binding protein, translating into MTAAVECTGLVKTFKGFRALDRVDLRVEQGSVFGFLGPNGAGKTTTLRILTGLARATSGRVRVFGRDVARAGNESRAEIGFLPDVPGFYEWMSAEEFLRFAGSLFGLRGKTLDDRVGSLLDLAGLADVSTRVGGFSRGMKQRLGIAQALINAPRLLMLDEPTSALDPIGRKEVLEMVAALRGRTTVFFSTHILADVERVCDTVAVLDRGRVVACAPMDELRARHGQRHITLEVDGDVERVVADLRAQAWASSVEVDASGSLHLTVTDLEAAQRGLPAVLAAAGVGIVSLESGEVSLEEVFVDLVGERSR; encoded by the coding sequence ATGACGGCCGCCGTCGAGTGCACCGGCCTCGTCAAGACGTTCAAAGGGTTCCGGGCGCTGGACAGGGTGGACCTTCGAGTCGAGCAGGGCTCGGTCTTCGGTTTCCTCGGCCCCAATGGCGCGGGCAAGACCACCACCCTGCGCATCCTTACCGGACTCGCGCGTGCGACTTCGGGCAGGGTGCGGGTGTTCGGGCGTGACGTGGCGCGGGCGGGCAACGAGTCCAGGGCGGAGATCGGCTTCCTGCCGGACGTGCCCGGCTTCTACGAGTGGATGAGCGCCGAGGAGTTCCTCCGCTTCGCGGGCTCGCTCTTCGGTCTGCGCGGCAAGACGCTCGACGACCGTGTCGGCTCGCTGCTCGACCTCGCGGGCCTCGCGGACGTCTCCACGCGCGTCGGAGGATTCTCGCGCGGCATGAAGCAACGCCTCGGTATAGCGCAGGCGCTGATCAACGCTCCGCGGTTGCTCATGCTCGACGAGCCCACCAGCGCGCTCGATCCCATCGGGCGCAAGGAGGTCCTCGAGATGGTGGCTGCGCTGCGCGGTCGGACGACGGTGTTCTTCTCGACGCACATCCTCGCCGATGTGGAGCGCGTCTGCGACACGGTGGCCGTGCTCGACCGCGGTCGGGTCGTCGCGTGCGCGCCGATGGACGAGTTGCGGGCGCGCCACGGCCAGCGGCACATCACGCTCGAGGTCGACGGCGATGTGGAGCGCGTCGTCGCGGACCTGCGCGCGCAGGCTTGGGCGTCGAGCGTCGAGGTGGACGCCTCGGGGTCGCTGCATCTCACGGTCACCGACCTCGAAGCGGCGCAGCGCGGTCTGCCGGCGGTGCTCGCCGCGGCGGGCGTGGGCATCGTGAGCCTCGAGAGCGGTGAGGTCTCTCTCGAAGAGGTCTTCGTCGACCTGGTGGGGGAGAGGTCGCGATGA
- a CDS encoding ABC transporter permease subunit, whose translation MRGFTAFLRKEFVEIARTWRIWVLPGMVLFFALSGPVLAKLTPQLIASMSTPGLTITMPDPTWHDAYAQWTKNLGQIVAIAAVVIFGGLISSEKRAGTVALVLTKPVSRAGFVLAKVVSQGVLLVGTVCAGAAITWGVTLGVFGTAPPGDLVRATAVWLAFGLMLLGVMTLISTVVDSQAGAAGLGLGVFLVLSVLTAWGPTLRRSPAGLVVAPSEIVAGKDPALLWPVATALLLGAACVALAVAVFRRQEL comes from the coding sequence ATGAGAGGGTTCACCGCGTTCCTCCGCAAGGAGTTCGTCGAGATCGCGCGGACCTGGCGCATCTGGGTGCTGCCGGGGATGGTGCTCTTCTTCGCGCTGAGCGGGCCGGTGCTGGCGAAACTGACGCCGCAGCTGATCGCGTCCATGTCGACGCCCGGGCTCACCATCACGATGCCCGACCCGACGTGGCACGACGCCTACGCGCAGTGGACGAAGAACCTCGGCCAGATCGTGGCGATCGCGGCCGTCGTCATCTTCGGCGGTCTCATCTCATCGGAGAAGAGGGCGGGGACGGTCGCGCTCGTGCTCACGAAACCGGTCTCGCGCGCGGGATTCGTCCTCGCGAAGGTCGTGTCGCAAGGGGTCCTCCTCGTCGGGACGGTCTGCGCCGGCGCCGCCATCACGTGGGGAGTGACGCTCGGTGTCTTCGGCACGGCGCCGCCCGGCGACCTCGTCCGAGCCACCGCGGTGTGGCTCGCCTTCGGCCTGATGCTCCTCGGTGTCATGACGCTGATCTCGACGGTGGTGGACTCGCAGGCGGGAGCGGCCGGTCTCGGGCTAGGGGTCTTCCTCGTGCTGTCCGTGCTCACCGCGTGGGGGCCGACGTTGCGCCGCAGCCCGGCGGGGCTCGTCGTCGCGCCGTCCGAGATCGTCGCCGGGAAAGACCCCGCGCTGCTGTGGCCGGTCGCGACCGCGCTCCTGCTCGGCGCGGCGTGCGTCGCGCTGGCGGTCGCCGTCTTCCGGCGTCAGGAGCTGTAG
- a CDS encoding ferritin → MRIYRCRICGETYLGYEPTSNCPFCGAHREFLIDPSVYSPNVNDVVLTESERADLEAAVELERSNTRFYLGMAQHHDNETLASAYKRLSTIEAEHCSLFCKLLKVPKPDDLRDPGETTGSWEGDIEESMRRETAASALYAEFMGRATAPRLREVFGAVSDVEADHIALDGLAKTYI, encoded by the coding sequence ATGAGGATATACCGCTGCCGCATCTGTGGAGAGACGTACCTCGGCTATGAGCCGACCTCCAACTGCCCGTTCTGCGGGGCTCACCGGGAGTTCCTGATAGACCCGAGCGTGTACTCTCCGAACGTCAACGACGTCGTGCTGACCGAGAGCGAGCGCGCCGACCTAGAAGCCGCCGTGGAGCTCGAGCGCTCGAACACCCGCTTCTACCTGGGTATGGCGCAACACCACGACAACGAGACGCTCGCGTCGGCGTACAAGAGGCTCTCCACGATCGAGGCCGAGCACTGCTCGCTGTTCTGCAAGCTCCTCAAGGTGCCGAAGCCGGACGACCTGCGCGACCCGGGCGAGACGACCGGCTCCTGGGAGGGTGACATCGAAGAGTCGATGCGCCGCGAGACGGCCGCCTCGGCGCTCTACGCCGAATTCATGGGACGCGCCACGGCCCCGCGCCTACGGGAGGTCTTCGGCGCCGTGAGCGACGTCGAGGCGGACCACATCGCGCTCGACGGCCTCGCCAAGACGTACATCTGA
- a CDS encoding DJ-1/PfpI family protein has protein sequence MPTALLVIAPEGFRDEEYAHPKEVLERRGVTVVTASVAPGPCRGKLGMTARADVALSEADTEDYDAVAFVGGPGASIFFDDEAAQRFAAAMDTAGKVVAAICIAPSTLARAGLLAERAATAFPDRADDLIAHGARFTGADVEIDGHIVTANGPAAARSFGDAIADLLEP, from the coding sequence GTGCCGACAGCGCTCTTGGTCATCGCACCCGAGGGTTTCCGGGACGAGGAGTACGCGCACCCGAAGGAGGTCCTCGAGCGGCGCGGCGTGACCGTCGTGACGGCGAGCGTCGCTCCCGGCCCGTGCCGGGGCAAGCTCGGCATGACAGCGCGTGCCGACGTGGCCCTCTCGGAGGCCGACACGGAGGACTACGACGCGGTGGCCTTCGTCGGAGGACCGGGCGCCTCGATCTTCTTCGACGACGAGGCGGCCCAGCGGTTCGCCGCGGCGATGGACACCGCGGGAAAGGTCGTCGCGGCCATCTGCATCGCGCCGTCGACGCTGGCGCGCGCGGGGCTGCTCGCAGAGCGCGCGGCCACGGCCTTCCCCGACCGCGCCGACGATCTGATCGCCCACGGTGCCCGCTTCACGGGCGCCGACGTCGAGATCGACGGACACATCGTCACGGCGAACGGCCCGGCCGCCGCTCGCTCCTTCGGCGACGCGATCGCCGACCTGCTCGAACCGTGA